In Synechococcus sp. RS9909, one genomic interval encodes:
- a CDS encoding NFACT family protein: MDLPPRDRPSAQGMDVTTVRAVVSDLRRCLLPSRFEKAQQPDPHSLQLGFRTLTGMLWLELSWQADLPRLVLIPPPRRKGGGSTLAQQVQHSLRQLALVQIEQQGFERVVSFALATRPGDPIQRRLVLELMGRHSNLMLLDPDQRIIAIGRQVRDHQSRVRPISTGDLYVDPPGLQGQIPSLEESFDRWKQRLTLLPIPLGKALRQTYQGISPSLSLQLAHEERSPAEQLLSTPVEALHTPDWLALHARWQLWLQQLEAGSFRLRFDGPTPYRVWAPDVDGEAPEADCLSLSLGLHYRHHNSQRRIERQARELRLRLEHWRQREQRQLEDQERRLHDTDQAQALQQEADGLLCHASPSREQIDRAQKLYQRARKLRRAEPLLEERRRYHQQRLQLIEGSEAFLDNLLDAPSAAAGDGLDDTPERLQELRGELDELLMPQRRRNRADERRHRQEGPQPLQLRSPNGLMIQVGRNHRQNDWISLRQARPGDLWFHAQECPGSHVVLKASSGLASEEDLVLAADLAAHFSRARRNRKVAVVMVPVEQLQRIAGAAPGTVRHRGGDVRWAEPERIAQQLHSGGLLA; this comes from the coding sequence ATGGACCTGCCCCCCCGGGATCGTCCCTCAGCCCAGGGGATGGATGTCACCACCGTGCGGGCGGTGGTCAGCGATCTGCGGCGTTGCCTGCTGCCCAGCCGTTTTGAAAAGGCACAACAACCCGATCCCCACAGCCTGCAGCTGGGATTCCGCACCCTGACGGGAATGCTGTGGCTGGAACTGAGCTGGCAAGCCGATCTGCCACGGCTGGTTCTAATCCCTCCACCGCGCCGGAAGGGGGGGGGCAGCACGCTGGCGCAGCAGGTCCAGCACAGCCTGCGACAACTGGCTCTCGTGCAGATCGAGCAACAGGGTTTCGAACGGGTGGTGAGTTTCGCACTCGCCACGCGACCGGGAGACCCGATCCAGCGCCGACTGGTGCTGGAACTGATGGGGCGACACAGCAACCTGATGCTGCTGGATCCGGACCAGCGGATCATCGCCATCGGACGTCAGGTGCGGGACCACCAGTCGCGCGTCCGACCGATCAGCACCGGCGATCTCTACGTGGATCCCCCTGGGCTGCAGGGACAGATCCCCAGCCTGGAGGAGTCGTTCGATCGCTGGAAGCAACGCCTGACCCTTCTGCCGATTCCCCTCGGCAAAGCGCTGAGACAGACCTATCAAGGCATCAGCCCCAGCCTGAGCCTGCAGCTGGCCCACGAGGAACGGAGCCCAGCCGAGCAACTGCTCAGCACGCCGGTCGAGGCGCTGCACACCCCCGACTGGCTCGCGCTGCATGCGCGCTGGCAACTCTGGTTGCAGCAGCTTGAGGCAGGGAGCTTCCGACTCCGTTTTGACGGCCCCACCCCCTACCGGGTCTGGGCCCCCGACGTTGACGGCGAAGCGCCGGAAGCCGACTGCCTCAGCCTCAGCCTTGGTCTCCACTACCGGCACCACAACAGCCAACGCCGGATCGAGCGCCAGGCGAGGGAGCTGCGTCTCCGCCTGGAGCACTGGCGGCAACGGGAACAACGCCAGCTGGAGGATCAGGAGCGCCGACTGCACGACACCGACCAAGCACAAGCCCTGCAGCAGGAAGCCGATGGGCTGCTATGCCACGCCTCCCCCAGCCGCGAGCAGATCGATCGCGCCCAGAAGCTGTATCAGCGGGCTCGCAAGCTGCGGCGAGCCGAGCCGCTTCTTGAGGAGCGCCGGCGCTATCACCAACAGCGTCTGCAGCTGATCGAAGGAAGCGAAGCCTTTCTGGACAACCTGCTCGACGCCCCGTCCGCTGCAGCAGGCGATGGCCTGGATGACACACCCGAGCGCCTTCAGGAGCTGCGCGGCGAACTGGATGAGCTGTTGATGCCGCAGCGGCGGCGCAACCGGGCGGACGAACGACGACACCGCCAGGAGGGACCGCAACCCCTACAACTGCGCAGCCCCAACGGACTGATGATCCAGGTCGGTCGGAACCATCGCCAGAATGACTGGATCAGCCTGCGCCAGGCGCGCCCCGGCGATCTGTGGTTCCACGCGCAGGAATGTCCGGGGAGTCACGTGGTGCTCAAGGCTTCCAGCGGTCTGGCCTCCGAGGAGGACTTGGTGCTGGCTGCCGATCTCGCGGCTCACTTCAGTCGTGCGCGCCGGAATCGCAAGGTGGCCGTGGTGATGGTGCCGGTGGAGCAGCTGCAGCGGATCGCGGGCGCGGCCCCAGGCACGGTGCGTCACCGCGGCGGCGACGTGCGCTGGGCCGAACCGGAACGGATCGCCCAACAACTGCACAGCGGAGGACTCCTAGCCTGA